The following proteins are encoded in a genomic region of Lachnospiraceae bacterium KM106-2:
- a CDS encoding spore cortex-lytic enzyme: MKNIRLFLCWSKTKLLRIVTEYKKACYITMAYCISSAFLLMNVDAVNSIARGEVVVQAKTIRAGRIIGEGSKTKTENKTNDKEVEGTKENHLAEIPIGRPVKQITKTFSDTVNKVNEEKASDQENKQEEYERKTTEEREEAETSRINQIKAKEEKQRRERARKAALDRYKMDLCSSERKVLERIVQAEAGNQDIKGKMLVANVVINRIRSSRFPNTVKAIVFQHSGGTYQFSPVQNGSIYRVKVSKETKKAVSRVLKGENYSSGALFFVARKVAARSNLGWFDRSLQRLFTHGGHTFYR; encoded by the coding sequence ATGAAAAACATTCGCTTATTTCTTTGTTGGTCTAAGACAAAATTGTTAAGAATTGTTACAGAATATAAAAAAGCTTGTTACATTACTATGGCATATTGTATCAGTTCTGCATTCCTTCTTATGAACGTAGATGCTGTTAATTCCATTGCAAGGGGTGAGGTGGTCGTTCAAGCTAAGACAATTCGAGCAGGCAGGATCATAGGAGAAGGAAGTAAGACCAAGACAGAGAACAAGACGAATGATAAAGAAGTGGAAGGAACAAAGGAGAATCATTTGGCAGAGATTCCTATCGGTCGTCCAGTAAAGCAAATTACTAAGACTTTCTCGGATACTGTAAATAAGGTCAATGAGGAAAAGGCTTCCGACCAAGAGAATAAACAGGAAGAATATGAGCGTAAGACGACGGAAGAGAGAGAAGAAGCAGAGACTTCACGAATTAATCAGATTAAGGCCAAAGAAGAGAAACAAAGAAGGGAAAGAGCTCGTAAAGCAGCATTAGATCGTTATAAAATGGATCTTTGCAGTTCAGAACGTAAAGTATTAGAAAGAATCGTACAGGCAGAGGCAGGTAACCAGGATATCAAAGGTAAGATGCTTGTTGCCAATGTAGTAATTAATAGAATTAGAAGTAGTCGTTTTCCGAATACTGTGAAAGCTATTGTTTTTCAGCATAGCGGAGGAACTTATCAGTTCTCGCCAGTACAAAATGGAAGTATCTATCGAGTAAAGGTATCGAAAGAAACGAAGAAAGCAGTAAGCAGAGTTTTAAAAGGAGAGAACTATTCTTCAGGTGCATTATTCTTTGTTGCAAGAAAAGTTGCAGCAAGAAGTAACTTAGGATGGTTTGACCGCAGTTTGCAGAGACTTTTTACACACGGTGGTCATACATTTTATAGATAG
- a CDS encoding ABC transporter, ATP-binding protein: MLEVKNLYKSYGDFLALKGMDFIIPDNTIYGFVGPNGAGKTTTMKIISGLLRADTGDILLDGESMIHNMNELKSKIGYMPDFFGVYDNLKVLEYMEFYASLYGIDGVNARKLCEELIELVNLKDKRNCYVDELSRGMKQRLCLARTMVHDPEILVLDEPASGMDPRARIEMKDILKNLRDKGRTILISSHILPELAELCNNIGIVEEGRMIISGSVTEIMDNYNMSNPLVIRFTGDRQRAMQVIKRNRYVESVSILENSVFLTFAGKEEEEAELLTSIIATGAKVNYYAREEGNLESLFMKITEDDMGGMTEYENESGL; this comes from the coding sequence ATGCTTGAAGTTAAAAATCTTTATAAAAGCTATGGTGACTTCTTAGCACTTAAAGGAATGGATTTTATCATTCCGGATAATACCATCTATGGGTTTGTTGGACCGAATGGAGCGGGTAAGACCACAACAATGAAGATCATCAGTGGATTATTACGTGCAGATACTGGTGATATCTTATTAGATGGAGAGAGTATGATCCACAATATGAATGAGTTGAAGTCTAAGATCGGATATATGCCAGACTTCTTCGGAGTATATGATAATCTAAAGGTTTTAGAGTATATGGAGTTCTATGCATCTCTATATGGAATTGACGGAGTAAATGCACGTAAATTATGTGAAGAACTGATCGAATTGGTGAATTTGAAAGATAAAAGGAACTGCTATGTGGATGAATTAAGCAGAGGAATGAAACAGAGACTTTGCCTTGCAAGAACCATGGTTCATGATCCTGAGATTCTTGTACTAGATGAACCAGCATCTGGAATGGATCCACGAGCTCGAATCGAAATGAAGGATATATTAAAGAATTTAAGGGATAAAGGAAGAACAATTTTGATTAGCTCACACATTTTACCTGAGCTAGCTGAATTGTGTAATAATATAGGAATTGTAGAAGAAGGAAGAATGATCATTAGTGGAAGTGTCACAGAGATCATGGATAACTATAATATGAGCAATCCACTTGTGATTCGTTTTACTGGAGACAGACAACGTGCGATGCAAGTGATAAAACGAAATCGATATGTTGAGAGTGTATCTATCTTAGAAAACAGTGTCTTTCTGACTTTTGCAGGAAAGGAAGAGGAAGAGGCTGAGCTTCTTACATCCATCATAGCAACAGGTGCGAAAGTAAATTATTATGCAAGAGAAGAAGGAAACTTAGAGTCCTTATTTATGAAGATTACGGAGGATGATATGGGAGGGATGACAGAGTATGAAAATGAATCCGGTCTATAA
- a CDS encoding transporter — translation MTNFMFSVNATIPVFLVILIGYFLKQQGMLSEKFGKILNQFNFKVTLPLLLVSDIASVEIQKVFDGRYILFCMGVTTVSFFSIWAIARCVLKKEITGAFVQASFRGSAAILGIAFIKNMYGTSGMAPLMIIGAVPLYNIYSIIVLTFGATNKKKAGLGDAFKNIIKNPIIIAIMLGLVLSAFHLYEPMPFIIKKTVSYFADMASPLALIGIGIGFKGKEALNKMKPTVVASFIKLILLPALFLPIAVWMGFQDQKLIALLIMLGSPTTASCYVMAQSMDNDEILTSSIIVLTTLFSSVSLTFWIYLLKCFALIQ, via the coding sequence ATGACTAATTTTATGTTTAGTGTAAATGCTACGATCCCCGTATTTTTAGTAATTCTGATCGGCTATTTTTTAAAGCAGCAAGGTATGTTATCAGAGAAATTTGGGAAGATATTAAATCAATTTAATTTCAAGGTTACATTACCACTATTGCTCGTATCAGATATTGCCTCAGTAGAGATACAGAAAGTATTTGATGGCAGATATATTTTATTCTGCATGGGAGTTACCACAGTTAGCTTCTTCTCTATCTGGGCGATCGCTAGATGCGTTTTGAAGAAAGAGATAACTGGAGCATTTGTGCAAGCATCTTTTCGAGGTAGTGCAGCAATTCTTGGAATTGCATTTATAAAGAATATGTATGGAACATCAGGAATGGCGCCTTTAATGATCATTGGAGCGGTTCCTCTTTATAATATCTATTCTATTATTGTGCTTACGTTTGGAGCGACTAATAAGAAAAAAGCAGGATTAGGAGATGCTTTTAAGAATATAATTAAGAATCCCATTATTATTGCGATCATGTTAGGATTAGTATTATCTGCTTTTCATTTATATGAGCCGATGCCTTTTATTATAAAAAAGACAGTATCTTATTTTGCAGATATGGCATCTCCTTTAGCCTTGATCGGGATTGGAATTGGATTTAAGGGAAAAGAGGCACTAAATAAAATGAAGCCAACAGTTGTGGCTTCATTCATTAAACTTATTTTGTTACCCGCATTGTTTTTACCAATTGCGGTGTGGATGGGATTTCAAGATCAAAAGCTGATTGCACTCTTGATCATGCTTGGTTCGCCAACCACCGCTAGTTGTTACGTGATGGCTCAGAGTATGGACAATGATGAAATACTAACATCTAGTATTATTGTACTGACAACGTTGTTTTCATCGGTCAGCCTTACCTTTTGGATTTATCTTCTTAA
- a CDS encoding threonine synthase gives MNLLYNSTRSNNETVTASQAILKGLASDGGLFVPENIPSLDVPLEQLSNLSYQEVAYEVMKQFLTDFTEEELKSCITKAYDSKFDTKEIAPIVKADGAYYLELFHGSTIAFKDMALSILPYLLTTAAKKNKVKNDIVILTATSGDTGKAALAGFADVEGTKIIVFYPKDGVSPIQEKQMVTQRGNNTYVIGIKGNFDDAQSGVKAMFGNKELAKVMDQKGYQFSSANSINIGRLVPQVVYYVYAYTRLLKNGTIKLNDPINVVVPTGNFGNILAAYFAKNMGVPINKLICASNDNKVLFDFFQTGTYDRNREFILTSSPSMDILISSNLERLIYKISGEDASKNMELMNQLKTKGVYQITDEMKAKLSDFVGGFATEEQTAFTIHSLYKKTGYVIDTHTAVAASVYNDYKTKTKDATPTIIASTASPYKFTRSVMNAIDQNYDEKTDFELVDELSKIAKTKVPQAIEDIRTAPVLHDTVCDHKDMQKEVERILNLR, from the coding sequence ATGAATCTTTTATACAACAGTACTAGAAGTAACAACGAGACAGTCACTGCATCTCAGGCGATTCTTAAGGGCTTAGCTTCAGACGGTGGCTTGTTTGTTCCGGAAAATATCCCTTCGTTAGATGTGCCACTTGAGCAGTTATCCAATTTATCATATCAAGAAGTTGCATATGAGGTGATGAAACAATTTCTCACAGATTTTACTGAGGAAGAACTCAAGAGTTGTATTACTAAGGCATATGATTCCAAATTCGATACAAAGGAGATTGCTCCTATCGTAAAAGCTGATGGAGCGTACTATCTGGAATTGTTTCATGGATCTACAATTGCATTTAAAGATATGGCATTATCAATACTACCTTATCTACTTACAACGGCAGCTAAGAAAAATAAAGTGAAAAACGATATTGTAATCTTAACAGCTACCTCAGGTGATACTGGTAAGGCGGCACTTGCAGGATTTGCCGATGTGGAAGGCACTAAGATCATAGTCTTTTATCCAAAGGATGGAGTAAGTCCAATTCAGGAAAAGCAGATGGTTACACAAAGAGGCAATAATACATATGTTATTGGAATTAAAGGCAACTTTGATGACGCACAGAGCGGCGTTAAAGCGATGTTTGGTAATAAAGAATTGGCAAAGGTAATGGATCAAAAAGGATATCAATTCTCATCTGCTAACTCTATTAATATCGGAAGACTTGTACCACAAGTTGTCTATTATGTATATGCATATACTAGACTTTTGAAGAATGGAACGATTAAATTAAATGATCCGATTAATGTTGTGGTTCCAACCGGTAACTTTGGAAATATATTAGCAGCTTACTTTGCTAAGAATATGGGTGTACCAATCAATAAATTAATTTGTGCATCCAATGATAATAAAGTTTTATTCGATTTCTTCCAAACAGGAACCTATGATAGAAATCGTGAATTTATCCTAACTTCTTCACCATCCATGGATATATTGATTTCTAGTAATTTAGAGCGTTTAATCTATAAGATATCAGGTGAAGATGCTAGCAAAAACATGGAATTGATGAATCAGCTTAAGACAAAAGGTGTATATCAGATAACGGATGAAATGAAAGCTAAACTATCTGATTTCGTTGGTGGATTTGCAACTGAAGAGCAGACAGCATTCACCATTCATTCCTTATATAAGAAAACAGGTTATGTAATCGATACCCATACAGCTGTAGCAGCAAGTGTGTATAATGATTATAAAACAAAGACAAAAGATGCAACACCAACGATCATTGCATCAACTGCAAGTCCATATAAGTTTACAAGAAGTGTAATGAACGCAATTGATCAAAATTATGATGAAAAAACAGACTTTGAGCTAGTTGATGAATTAAGCAAGATTGCTAAAACAAAAGTACCACAGGCAATCGAAGATATTCGAACTGCACCAGTTCTGCATGATACGGTTTGTGATCATAAAGATATGCAGAAAGAAGTAGAGAGAATCTTAAATTTAAGATAA
- a CDS encoding acyl-CoA hydrolase: protein MEILKSTEDSLTEHVQLLMPRHINGAGRLFGGQLMEWIDVVAGVVARRHAGCNVITAAVDNLQFKAGAHLDETVVLRGKITYVGNTSMEVRVDTYVEDFAGMRRPINRAYLVMVALDENDKPVRVPRLEIKTEAEKAEWEGAIKRNEFRKTRRAEGF, encoded by the coding sequence ATGGAAATTTTAAAAAGTACTGAAGATTCTCTAACAGAGCACGTACAGCTCTTAATGCCAAGGCATATTAATGGAGCAGGCCGCTTATTTGGCGGTCAGCTAATGGAATGGATCGATGTTGTGGCAGGTGTAGTTGCAAGAAGACATGCCGGTTGTAACGTGATCACAGCAGCAGTAGATAATCTGCAGTTTAAGGCAGGCGCACATCTCGATGAGACAGTTGTTCTTCGTGGTAAGATCACATATGTTGGAAATACATCAATGGAAGTGCGTGTTGACACATATGTAGAGGATTTCGCAGGAATGAGACGTCCTATTAATCGTGCTTATTTAGTGATGGTTGCATTAGATGAGAATGATAAACCAGTGCGTGTTCCAAGACTGGAGATAAAGACGGAAGCTGAAAAGGCTGAATGGGAAGGCGCAATTAAGCGTAATGAGTTTAGAAAAACAAGAAGGGCAGAGGGATTTTAG